A stretch of the Rhinoderma darwinii isolate aRhiDar2 chromosome 3, aRhiDar2.hap1, whole genome shotgun sequence genome encodes the following:
- the LOC142748218 gene encoding uncharacterized protein LOC142748218, with translation MNDKGKSGDGRLKKKPYMYTKQLSFLLDVMQVGPTKDNLEEEEDSDETQIEEPDVALGTARSTSTPVTAEPTTVDNPVCAADEEIIPRGKRRRSAKGPTRTEPRQEVDLRVLEHLEKRATETEEGTFCRALSNILKRVPISRQIRCQTALMEVVEIFATHPDPRAMHQAIEFHRRGCDASTFNSVPPAPAATAQGIQHPSYVDSMPLFSDDRSVYGMPGPSQQQYGQMQQGEAVPRPHHEPAPSQSFYNL, from the exons atgaatgacaaggggaagagcggagacggacgtctgaaaaaaaagccatacatgtacaccaaacaactttcgtttcttcttgatgtaatgcaggttggccc aaccaaggataatctggaggaagaagaagactctgatgagactcaaattgaagagcctgacgtagctttggggactgctaggtccacttccactcctgtgacagcggaaccaacaacagtggataatccagtctgtgccgcggacgaagaaattataccccgaggtaaacgtcgacgttctgccaaaggtccaacacgtacagagccaaggcaggaagtcgacttgcgtgtattagagcacttggagaaaagagctactgaaactgaagagggcaccttctgtcgcgctctctctaatattcttaaaagagtgccaatttccagacagataaggtgccaaacagcactaatggaagtcgtggaaatatttgcgacacatcctgacccacgtgcaatgcatcaggccatcgagtttcatagacgggggtgtgatgcaagcaccttcaactctgtccctccagcacctgcagcaaccgcgcaaggcatccagcatccgtcatatgtagactcaatgccgctattcagtgacgatcgttcagtttatggcatgccaggaccttctcagcaacagtatgggcaaatgcagcagggggaggcagttccacgaccacatcatgaacctgcaccttcgcaatccttttacaatttataa